The Devosia sp. 1566 sequence CTCTGAAAAGAACTTCGATTGCAGCCCAAGCTGCCGCCAATAGGCCCGCTGCTGCAAAGAAATCCTCGGCGCCCCAGTTCACTTCGCCAGACACTTGCGTGGCTACGGCCGGGAGCAAGAGCACCGCGAATGCAGTGCACGCAAATGCCACCCGCCACTTCCAGGTGACACCAGTCCGATGGGATAAGCGATCCATTGCGAGCCTCCATGAGCAGGCATCTGACATGGACTTCAGGCAAGCTATGGTAGCAAGCTAAGCGGACCGGTAGCAATCAGGAATCGAAGATGGCCTGGACGACCGAATGAGGGGCATTCAAGCCCGGGGCGGACTGCCCTTCGATAGGCTCGGCGGGTAGAGGCCACAATGAAAAAGCGGGACATGCAAGCACGTCCCGCCGAGCGCTCTCTCAGAAGCGATCGTCGCGCATCTCGTACCACATGGCATTGAGGATGGCGAAAGAGCAGGCGAGCCCTACCCCGAGGATCCAGGCGAAGTACCACATTGAACTGAACTCCTAGTAAGCGTTGGGATTGCGGCCAAGGCTGGTGGTGGTGACGGGCCCGCGCATGACGCTGAAGACCCAGCTGGTGTAGCCAAGGATGATGGGCAGGAAGATGATCGTCATCACCAGCATCAGGAACAAGGTGAGCTGGCTCGACGAGCTGTCCCAAACCGTAAGGCTCATCGAGGGATCGAGCGAAGACGGGAGCAGGAACGGGAACAGCGACAATCCGGCCGTGCTGATGATGCCGAAAATGGCAAGGCTTGAGCCGATAAAGGCGGCAAGCTTGCGCCGGGCGCCAAGGGCAAGAAACGCCGTGGCCGAACCCAGGATTGCCAAAAGCGGAGCGATCATCATCCAGGGATAGGCGCTGTAATTGGCCGCCCAGGCGCCACGCTCGACCACAACGGTCTTGCCCAGGGGATTGGAGGGGCCGGCCAGGTTCTGGATGCTCGTGACCCGATAGCCGTCGAGCAAGAACAGCGCCGCGATCCCGCCCACCACAAAGAGAATGATGGTGGCAAGGGCGGCCCAGCGGCCATAAAGGCGTGCCCGCTCGGCGGTGATGCCTTCGGTGCGCATGGCAATATAGCTCGCCCCCTGGGTGAGGAGCATGCAAAGGCTGACGATCCCCGCTAGGAGAGCAAACGGCGTCAGCAGGCCAAAGAAGTTGCCGGCATAGCTGATGCGCATATTGCCATCAAAACCGAAGGGAGCGCCGAGAAAGACGTTGCCCACGGCCACGCCAAACACCACCGCCGGCACGAAGCCACCGATGAAGAGCCCCCAGTCCCACGCCTTTTGCCAGCGCGGATCCTTGACCTTGCCGCGAAACTTGAAACCGACCGGACGCAGGATCAGCGCCAGGAGGATGGCGATCATCGCAATGTAAAAGCCGGAAAAGCTTACCGCATAAAGGGTGGGCCAGGCGGCAAAGATCGCGCCGCCCCCCAGAACCAGCCAGACCTGGTTGCCTTCCCAGGTGGGGCCAATGAGATTGATGAGGACGCGCCGCTCCTCATCGGTGCGCCCCACCGCGGGCAGCAGGGCACCCACGCCCAGATCCATGCCACCCATGATAGCGAAACCGATCAGCAGGGTGCCAAGCAAACCCCACCAGATGAGGCGCAGCACTTCGTAGTCGAGAGGAATAGCACTCATTTAAGCTGCGATCTCCGCATTGGGGCTGGGTGCAGGCGGCGTGCGCCGACCCGTGAAATCCTCTTCGGGAAGGCCAAGCCCGAGCTTGTCGGAAGGGCCCGCCTTGATTACCCGCACCATAAGCCAGGTCATGATGACGAAAAGGACGGTGTAGACGATCATGAAGAAGGTCAGCGAGATGGCCAGGTCCCACCAGTTGAGGCCCGAGGCCGCGTAGAAGGTGGGCAGCACGCCCTCCACCACCCAAGGCTGGCGGCCATATTCGGCAATGATCCAGCCGGCTTCGATGGCGATCCAGGGCAGCGGGATGGTCAGGACGGCCGCCCACAGCAGGACACGGTTGGTGTGGAGCCGGTGCTGGCTGGCCTTGAGGAACCATAGCGCGAAAAAGACGATGTAGAACATGCCCACAAAGACCATGACGCGGAAGCTCCAGAAGAGCGGCCAGACATCGGGCACGGTATCGAGGGCTGCCTGGGTGATTTCCTCGCCCGTGGCGTTCTGGACGTCGTCGCGATACCGCTTGAGCAGCAGTGCATAGCCGAGGTCGCGCTGGTGTTCTTCGAAAAGGGCACGGGCAGCACTGTCTTCGGGATTGGCCCGGATGCCCTCGAGCCCCTTATAGGCTTCAACGCCACTGGCGATGCGCACCGCCGCATGCTCAACCAGCTCGGTGATGCCAGGCAGGTCGCGATCGAGCGAGCGCGTCGCGATCAGGCCCAGCACCCAGGGCAGCTGGACAGTAAAGGCCGGGCGGTTGTCGGCTCCAGGAATGGCAAAGAGATTGAGCCCGGCAGGGGCCGGTTCGGTCTCATACATGAGCTCCATGGCAGCAATCTTCATCTGCTGGTGCTCGGTGGCGACGTAGCCCGACTCATCGCCCAGCACCACGACCGAGAGGGCCGAGGCCAGACCGAACGAGGCGGCAACCGTCATCGAACGCTTGGCCAGCTCCACATGGCGGCCCTGGAGGAGGAACAAGGCGCTTACGCCCAGAACGAACACCGAGCCGGTGACATAGCCGGCCGAAACCGTATGCACGAACTTGGCCTGCGCCACCGGATTGAAGATCACCTCGACGAAGTTGACCACTTCCATGCGCATGGTGTCGGGATTGAAGAGCGCCCCGACAGGGTTCTGCATCCAGCCATTGGCGATCAGGATCCAGAGCGCGGAGAAGTTCGCGCCCAGGGCCACGAGCCAGGTGACCACCAGATGGGTGACCGGCTTGAGACGATCCCAGCCGAAAAAGAACAGGCCGATAAAGGTTGCTTCGAGGAAGAAGGCCATCAGGCCCTCGATGGCGAGCGGGGCGCCGAACACGTCCCCCACATAATGGCTGTA is a genomic window containing:
- the cydX gene encoding cytochrome bd-I oxidase subunit CydX, whose amino-acid sequence is MWYFAWILGVGLACSFAILNAMWYEMRDDRF
- the cydB gene encoding cytochrome d ubiquinol oxidase subunit II is translated as MSAIPLDYEVLRLIWWGLLGTLLIGFAIMGGMDLGVGALLPAVGRTDEERRVLINLIGPTWEGNQVWLVLGGGAIFAAWPTLYAVSFSGFYIAMIAILLALILRPVGFKFRGKVKDPRWQKAWDWGLFIGGFVPAVVFGVAVGNVFLGAPFGFDGNMRISYAGNFFGLLTPFALLAGIVSLCMLLTQGASYIAMRTEGITAERARLYGRWAALATIILFVVGGIAALFLLDGYRVTSIQNLAGPSNPLGKTVVVERGAWAANYSAYPWMMIAPLLAILGSATAFLALGARRKLAAFIGSSLAIFGIISTAGLSLFPFLLPSSLDPSMSLTVWDSSSSQLTLFLMLVMTIIFLPIILGYTSWVFSVMRGPVTTTSLGRNPNAY
- a CDS encoding cytochrome ubiquinol oxidase subunit I, whose protein sequence is MIDMTVVDLSRLQFAATAMYHFIFVPLTLGLSFLMAIMESVYVMTRRPIWRQMTLFWGVLFGINFAMGVATGIVMEFQFGMNWSYYSHYVGDVFGAPLAIEGLMAFFLEATFIGLFFFGWDRLKPVTHLVVTWLVALGANFSALWILIANGWMQNPVGALFNPDTMRMEVVNFVEVIFNPVAQAKFVHTVSAGYVTGSVFVLGVSALFLLQGRHVELAKRSMTVAASFGLASALSVVVLGDESGYVATEHQQMKIAAMELMYETEPAPAGLNLFAIPGADNRPAFTVQLPWVLGLIATRSLDRDLPGITELVEHAAVRIASGVEAYKGLEGIRANPEDSAARALFEEHQRDLGYALLLKRYRDDVQNATGEEITQAALDTVPDVWPLFWSFRVMVFVGMFYIVFFALWFLKASQHRLHTNRVLLWAAVLTIPLPWIAIEAGWIIAEYGRQPWVVEGVLPTFYAASGLNWWDLAISLTFFMIVYTVLFVIMTWLMVRVIKAGPSDKLGLGLPEEDFTGRRTPPAPSPNAEIAA